A genomic stretch from Bos javanicus breed banteng chromosome 29, ARS-OSU_banteng_1.0, whole genome shotgun sequence includes:
- the SVIP gene encoding small VCP/p97-interacting protein — MGLCFPCPTEASPPSPDLEEKRAKLAEAAERRQKEAASRGILNVRSVEEKRKKKEKIEKEMATSGPPPEGGLRWTVS, encoded by the exons ATGGGGCTGTGTTTTCCCTGTCCCACCGAGGCCTCGCCTCCCTCGCCGGACCTG gaagaaaaaagagcaaagcttGCAGAGGCTGCGGAGAGAAGACAGAAGGAg GCTGCATCTCGGGGTATTCTGAATGTTCGGTCtgtggaagaaaagagaaagaaaaaggaaaaaatagaaaaagaaatggctacATCTGGACCCCCACCAGAAGGTGGACTTAGA tGGACAGTTTCATAA